A DNA window from Halorubrum sp. DM2 contains the following coding sequences:
- a CDS encoding Na(+)/H(+) antiporter subunit D — MTVPTDLLTSIPPYVLIAFAALAVLALPRRSGHAVAALATAFTFAQAVLLGDGGTGAHLATQFLGFDVVFFNVDQFSLLMGVVVGFLATAAVLYAYGSEAPTWVTAFALIYVATTVGTIYAGDWLTLIFFWELMAVTSTLLVWQHGGAAVRAGYRYALFHGTGGTILLAAVVVHGVSMLGSVPAAEIFLFSSTTGIHASATVLAAVGIGINCGFIFLHSWLPDTYPRPHVAASVFLSVFTTKTAAYVMYRAFPEGGMWLAYLGGFMAVYGAFFALLQYDPRRLLSYHIQAQVGYMLAGFGLATYVGDFAVVGGFAHLFNNVLYKSLLFMAVGVVIYRTGVEDIREMGGLWRVMPVTFLVYLVGAASITAVPGFNGFISKGMVIDSAHEVHNYVLLLDSGLLWWLLILGGVGTFMSFIKLGYYVFFHGSATLSPDDATAFQTGGMLLAAGACVFFGVFYGQLIELMPFTEFIRSDEVYFNPYSQSHLTESAALLVAGFVGFFSLKRPLAWVAHRMPDIDALLFPGAFYLGRYSVWGVTELWAAVDRATMALAGATMRTASDPRGALSRAGVDVEIRAGIGRSVLFLTLAVGIALFAFLLV, encoded by the coding sequence GTGACGGTGCCGACCGACCTCCTCACCTCGATTCCGCCGTACGTCCTGATCGCGTTCGCGGCGCTGGCGGTGCTGGCCCTGCCGCGGCGATCGGGCCACGCGGTCGCCGCGCTGGCGACGGCGTTCACCTTCGCGCAGGCTGTGTTGCTCGGGGACGGCGGGACGGGCGCGCACCTCGCGACGCAGTTCCTCGGGTTCGACGTGGTGTTCTTCAACGTCGACCAGTTCTCGCTGCTGATGGGCGTCGTCGTCGGGTTCCTCGCGACCGCCGCGGTGCTGTACGCCTACGGGAGCGAGGCCCCGACGTGGGTGACCGCGTTCGCGCTGATCTACGTTGCCACGACCGTCGGGACTATCTACGCCGGCGACTGGCTCACCCTGATCTTCTTCTGGGAGCTGATGGCCGTCACCTCGACGCTGCTCGTCTGGCAGCACGGCGGGGCGGCGGTCCGGGCCGGCTACCGCTACGCGCTGTTCCACGGCACGGGTGGGACGATCCTGCTCGCGGCCGTCGTCGTCCACGGCGTGTCGATGCTCGGTAGCGTCCCGGCGGCCGAGATATTCCTGTTCTCGTCGACGACCGGGATCCACGCCTCCGCGACGGTCCTCGCGGCGGTCGGCATCGGGATCAACTGCGGGTTCATCTTCCTGCACAGCTGGCTGCCCGACACCTACCCGCGCCCGCACGTCGCGGCGTCGGTGTTCCTCTCGGTGTTCACGACGAAGACCGCCGCCTACGTGATGTACCGCGCGTTCCCGGAGGGAGGAATGTGGCTCGCGTACCTCGGCGGGTTCATGGCCGTCTACGGCGCGTTCTTCGCGCTGCTCCAGTACGACCCGCGCCGGCTGCTGTCGTACCATATCCAGGCGCAGGTCGGCTACATGCTCGCCGGGTTCGGGCTGGCGACGTACGTGGGCGACTTCGCCGTCGTCGGCGGGTTCGCGCACCTGTTCAACAACGTGCTCTACAAGAGTCTCCTGTTCATGGCGGTCGGCGTCGTGATCTATCGGACCGGCGTCGAGGACATCCGCGAGATGGGCGGGCTCTGGCGGGTGATGCCGGTCACGTTCCTCGTGTACCTCGTCGGCGCGGCCTCGATTACCGCGGTGCCGGGCTTCAACGGGTTCATCTCGAAGGGGATGGTGATCGACTCCGCCCACGAGGTCCACAACTACGTCCTGCTCCTCGACAGCGGGCTGCTCTGGTGGCTACTCATCCTCGGCGGCGTAGGGACGTTCATGTCGTTCATCAAGCTCGGTTACTACGTGTTCTTCCACGGTTCCGCGACGCTGTCGCCGGACGACGCCACCGCGTTCCAGACCGGCGGGATGCTGCTGGCCGCGGGGGCGTGCGTCTTCTTCGGCGTCTTCTACGGGCAGCTGATCGAGCTGATGCCGTTCACCGAGTTCATCCGGAGCGACGAGGTGTACTTCAATCCGTACAGCCAGAGCCACCTGACCGAGAGCGCCGCGCTGCTCGTCGCCGGCTTCGTCGGTTTCTTCTCGCTGAAGCGCCCGCTCGCGTGGGTCGCCCACCGGATGCCTGACATCGACGCCCTCCTCTTCCCGGGCGCGTTCTACCTCGGCCGGTACTCCGTCTGGGGCGTCACGGAGCTGTGGGCAGCCGTCGACCGGGCGACGATGGCGCTCGCCGGCGCGACGATGCGGACCGCGTCCGATCCGCGCGGAGCCCTCTCCCGCGCCGGGGTCGACGTCGAGATCCGGGCCGGAATCGGCCGGAGCGTGCTGTTCCTCACGCTCGCGGTCGGGATCGCGCTGTTCGCGTTCCTGCTGGTCTGA
- a CDS encoding MarR family transcriptional regulator, translating into MSASEIESELSADERAGLELIRETGGIHQSDFWKKLDVSSRKGSRIAESLEEAGVIQREDTVYDGHNTYYLEPAPRDLDFSLLMAGDMLSPFIGEEEVDAQADAFSQWMMNLAYEEH; encoded by the coding sequence ATGAGCGCGTCCGAAATCGAGTCCGAGCTGTCGGCGGACGAGCGCGCCGGTCTCGAACTCATCCGCGAGACCGGCGGGATCCATCAAAGCGACTTCTGGAAGAAGCTGGACGTCTCCTCCCGGAAGGGGAGCCGGATCGCGGAGAGCTTGGAGGAGGCCGGGGTCATCCAGCGCGAGGACACCGTCTACGACGGCCACAACACCTACTACTTGGAGCCGGCCCCGCGCGATCTCGACTTCTCGCTTTTGATGGCCGGAGACATGCTCTCGCCGTTCATCGGCGAGGAGGAGGTCGACGCGCAGGCCGACGCCTTCTCGCAGTGGATGATGAACCTCGCGTACGAAGAACACTGA
- a CDS encoding NRDE family protein, translating into MCTLTLAWRTFGDAPVALAATRDEALDRPSEPPALRGGDPRYVAPRDAEAGGTWIGVSEGGLVVAVTNRWLDADREGDRSRGLLVRDCLTVASAEDAVRTVEREIDERAYDGFNLVLADARAAFLLTYDGRLVVTRLDSGVHVVGNVGGVVNGAERFAVPERRREFGEERADSARRIAAALVPGPGESGASWLDRASGVLADHEYDACLHGDAFGTRSFTRVRTGERPAVGYADGPPCETPAEPVSLPDDFALAGE; encoded by the coding sequence GTGTGTACCCTGACCCTCGCGTGGCGGACGTTCGGTGACGCGCCCGTCGCGCTCGCGGCGACCCGCGACGAGGCGCTCGACCGCCCCAGCGAGCCGCCCGCGCTCCGGGGCGGCGACCCCCGATACGTGGCCCCGCGCGACGCCGAGGCGGGCGGCACGTGGATCGGCGTCTCCGAGGGCGGACTCGTCGTCGCCGTCACGAACCGGTGGCTCGACGCCGACCGCGAGGGCGACCGCTCCCGCGGGCTGCTCGTCCGCGACTGCCTGACGGTCGCCTCCGCGGAGGACGCGGTGCGAACGGTTGAACGCGAGATCGACGAGCGCGCCTACGACGGGTTCAACCTCGTGCTCGCCGACGCCCGGGCGGCGTTCCTGCTGACGTACGACGGCCGCCTCGTCGTCACCCGACTCGACTCCGGCGTCCACGTCGTGGGCAACGTCGGCGGCGTGGTGAACGGCGCGGAGCGGTTCGCGGTCCCCGAGCGGCGACGCGAGTTCGGCGAGGAGCGCGCCGACAGCGCCAGACGGATCGCGGCCGCGCTCGTCCCCGGTCCGGGCGAGTCCGGAGCGTCGTGGCTCGACCGCGCGAGCGGCGTCCTCGCGGACCACGAGTACGACGCCTGTCTCCACGGCGACGCGTTCGGGACTCGGTCGTTCACCAGAGTCCGAACCGGTGAGCGTCCGGCCGTCGGCTACGCCGACGGTCCGCCCTGCGAGACGCCGGCGGAGCCGGTGTCGCTGCCGGACGACTTCGCGCTCGCCGGTGAGTGA
- a CDS encoding glucose 1-dehydrogenase, translating into MNAIAVYEGADEPVVTEKPRPEPAPGEALVRTLRVGVDGTDHEVIAGGHGGTPAGEDHLVLGHEAVGVVEDPNDTPFEVGDVVVPTVRRPPNGANEYFARGEPDMAPDGEYHERGIVGAHGFMAEYFTSPAEFLVSIPPELAEWGFLVEPVSIAEKAIEHAYASRSAFHWDPESALVLGNGSLGLLTVATLDESFERVYCLGRRERPDPTIDIIESLGATYVNSNETPIPGVPEAHEPMDLVFEATGHAPHAFETIEALAPNGVGALLGVPGDWEFEIDGGRLHREFVLHNKALVGSVNSGYGHFESAIESLSGLSEDFLGDLVTGVHGLDDFEAAFADDDTTIKTAVEFAAYEER; encoded by the coding sequence ATGAACGCGATTGCCGTCTACGAGGGAGCCGACGAACCGGTCGTGACCGAGAAGCCGCGACCGGAGCCCGCGCCCGGCGAGGCGTTGGTCCGAACCCTCCGAGTCGGCGTCGACGGGACCGACCACGAGGTCATCGCCGGCGGACACGGGGGTACCCCCGCGGGTGAGGATCACCTCGTCTTGGGCCACGAGGCGGTCGGCGTGGTCGAGGACCCGAACGACACGCCGTTCGAGGTCGGCGACGTCGTCGTCCCGACGGTGCGACGCCCGCCCAACGGTGCCAACGAGTACTTCGCGCGCGGCGAACCCGACATGGCACCCGACGGCGAGTACCACGAGCGCGGCATCGTCGGCGCGCACGGCTTCATGGCGGAGTACTTCACCAGCCCGGCCGAGTTCCTCGTCTCGATTCCGCCAGAACTCGCCGAGTGGGGCTTCCTCGTCGAGCCGGTCTCGATCGCGGAGAAGGCGATCGAACACGCCTACGCCAGCCGGTCGGCGTTCCACTGGGACCCCGAGTCGGCGCTCGTCCTCGGCAACGGGTCGCTCGGGCTGTTGACCGTCGCGACCCTCGACGAGTCGTTCGAGCGGGTCTACTGTCTCGGGCGGCGCGAGCGCCCCGACCCGACGATCGACATCATTGAGTCGCTCGGGGCGACGTACGTGAACTCCAACGAGACGCCGATCCCCGGCGTTCCCGAGGCGCACGAGCCGATGGACCTCGTCTTCGAGGCGACCGGTCACGCGCCCCACGCCTTCGAGACAATCGAGGCGCTCGCGCCCAACGGCGTCGGCGCGCTCCTCGGCGTCCCGGGCGACTGGGAGTTCGAGATCGACGGCGGCCGGCTCCACCGCGAGTTCGTCCTCCACAACAAGGCGCTCGTCGGCAGCGTCAACTCCGGTTACGGGCACTTCGAATCAGCGATCGAGTCGCTCTCGGGGCTCTCCGAGGATTTCTTGGGCGATCTCGTCACCGGCGTCCACGGGCTGGACGACTTCGAGGCCGCGTTCGCGGATGACGACACGACTATTAAAACGGCGGTCGAATTTGCCGCGTATGAAGAACGTTGA
- the gfcR gene encoding transcriptional regulator GfcR: MKNVDDLIDSAAELAEHGLSKGEIADELNVSRETASWLVERAGGSEADDSTAETTASADIHVDWSALGRDSTRLGYAASAMADLLAKQGEEVDLTVGVEKAGAPLATAVADRLDTDLGTYAPAKHQWNEGDIDEQGGGFSRNFAAIRDRDCYVVDDIITSGTTMRESIDAIREQGGDPVACVVLVDKKGYDEIDGVPVYSLVDVVAVDRDE; this comes from the coding sequence ATGAAGAACGTTGACGACCTGATAGATAGTGCCGCCGAGCTGGCGGAACACGGTCTCTCGAAGGGCGAAATCGCCGACGAACTGAACGTCTCCCGGGAGACCGCGAGCTGGCTGGTCGAGCGCGCGGGCGGGTCCGAGGCCGACGACTCGACGGCCGAGACGACCGCGTCCGCCGACATCCACGTCGACTGGTCGGCCCTCGGCCGCGACTCCACGCGCCTCGGCTACGCGGCGAGCGCGATGGCCGACCTCTTGGCCAAGCAGGGCGAGGAGGTCGATCTCACCGTCGGGGTCGAGAAGGCCGGCGCGCCGCTCGCGACCGCGGTCGCGGACCGGCTCGACACCGACCTCGGCACGTACGCGCCCGCGAAACATCAGTGGAACGAGGGCGACATCGACGAGCAGGGGGGCGGCTTCTCGCGGAACTTCGCGGCCATCCGCGACCGCGACTGCTACGTCGTCGACGACATCATCACCTCGGGGACGACGATGCGGGAGTCGATCGACGCGATCCGCGAACAGGGCGGCGACCCCGTCGCCTGCGTCGTGTTGGTCGACAAGAAGGGGTACGACGAGATCGACGGGGTGCCCGTCTACTCGCTCGTCGATGTCGTCGCCGTCGACCGCGACGAGTAG
- a CDS encoding glutaredoxin domain-containing protein has translation MTFSPETDADPEEIEQRVETVLADNDVVLFMKGNRLMPQCGYSKRAVELISQHVEEFETVDVLPALPQYREALEAHSGWETIPQTFVDGEFVGGSDVLAELDERGELAAELGAD, from the coding sequence ATGACGTTCAGCCCCGAAACCGACGCCGACCCCGAGGAGATCGAACAGCGCGTCGAGACGGTTCTCGCCGACAACGACGTGGTCCTCTTCATGAAGGGGAACCGCCTGATGCCGCAGTGCGGCTACTCGAAGCGCGCCGTCGAGCTGATCAGCCAGCACGTCGAGGAGTTCGAGACGGTCGACGTGTTACCCGCGCTGCCGCAGTACCGCGAGGCGCTGGAGGCCCACAGCGGCTGGGAGACGATCCCGCAGACGTTCGTCGACGGGGAGTTCGTCGGCGGCAGCGACGTACTCGCGGAACTCGACGAGCGCGGCGAGCTCGCCGCCGAGCTGGGTGCCGACTGA
- a CDS encoding diphthine--ammonia ligase has protein sequence MSDWVSLFSGGKDSSWALYRAVEEGLDVSRMLTVHPAGDSYMYHTPATELAALAAESVGIDLVEVSPDDFGADDVDDAGAQGDAELEPMEAALREIAAGSDVDLAGVTAGAVESEFQTSRIQAMCDRLGIDLFAPLWQRDPVELAEAMFDAGFEIRIVQVAAYGLDESWLGRRYDADALDDLLALREEYGVHPLGEGGEFETYVVDGPHMDRRIDLTYDAVWEGDRGHVEIRDAQLK, from the coding sequence ATGAGCGATTGGGTGAGCCTCTTTTCCGGCGGGAAGGACTCTTCGTGGGCGCTGTACCGCGCCGTGGAAGAGGGTCTCGACGTCTCGCGGATGTTGACAGTCCACCCCGCCGGCGACTCGTACATGTACCACACGCCGGCGACGGAGCTCGCCGCGCTCGCCGCCGAGAGCGTCGGGATCGACCTCGTTGAGGTGTCGCCGGACGACTTCGGCGCGGACGACGTCGACGACGCCGGGGCGCAGGGCGACGCCGAACTGGAGCCGATGGAAGCGGCCCTCCGAGAGATCGCTGCCGGAAGCGACGTCGACCTCGCGGGCGTCACCGCGGGCGCGGTCGAGAGCGAGTTTCAGACGAGCCGCATTCAGGCGATGTGCGACCGCCTGGGGATCGACCTGTTCGCGCCGCTGTGGCAGCGTGACCCGGTCGAACTCGCCGAGGCGATGTTCGACGCCGGCTTCGAGATCCGTATCGTTCAGGTGGCGGCATACGGTCTCGACGAGTCGTGGCTCGGACGCCGGTACGACGCCGACGCGCTCGACGACCTGCTCGCGCTCCGCGAGGAGTACGGCGTCCACCCGCTCGGCGAGGGCGGCGAGTTCGAGACGTACGTCGTCGACGGCCCGCACATGGACCGCCGCATCGACCTCACCTACGACGCGGTCTGGGAGGGCGACCGCGGCCACGTCGAGATCCGGGACGCGCAGCTGAAGTGA
- a CDS encoding Glu/Leu/Phe/Val dehydrogenase, with protein MSSEANPFESLREQVDDAAAVVETDPGVIERLKTPERVLETNLTFERDDGSLETVRAYRSQFNGDRGPYKGGIRYHPGVTRDEVKALSGWMAYKCAVVDVPYGGGKGGIAIDPADYSADELERLTRAFATELRPLIGEDRDIPAPDVNTGQREMNWIKDTYETLENTTAPGVITGKAIDSGGSEGRVEATGRSVALSAREAFDWLGRDLAGATVAVQGYGNAGSVAAALLDDLGASVVAVSDSSGGILDRDGLDPREVKSHKSETGTVTGYPGAEEITNDELLTLDVDCLVPAALENAVDGDLAADVRADLIVEAANGPLTPDADDVLADRDVHIVPDILANAGGVTVSYFEWVQNRQRFSWTEERVNEELERVITDAFDTLVETYESNDVHTLRTAAYVVGIGRIVDAYDQAGSWP; from the coding sequence ATGTCTTCGGAGGCGAACCCGTTCGAGAGTCTGCGAGAGCAGGTGGACGACGCGGCGGCGGTCGTCGAGACCGATCCGGGCGTTATCGAGCGCCTGAAGACCCCTGAGCGGGTGTTGGAGACGAACCTGACGTTCGAGCGCGACGACGGCTCCTTGGAGACCGTCCGCGCCTACCGCTCGCAGTTCAACGGCGACCGCGGCCCGTACAAGGGCGGAATCCGCTACCATCCGGGTGTCACCCGCGACGAGGTGAAGGCGCTGTCCGGCTGGATGGCGTACAAGTGCGCGGTCGTCGACGTTCCGTACGGCGGCGGCAAAGGCGGGATCGCGATCGATCCGGCCGACTACTCCGCCGACGAGCTAGAGCGGCTCACCCGCGCGTTCGCGACCGAGCTGCGCCCGCTGATCGGCGAGGACCGCGACATCCCCGCGCCGGACGTCAACACCGGGCAACGGGAGATGAACTGGATCAAAGACACCTACGAGACCTTAGAGAACACCACCGCACCCGGGGTCATCACCGGGAAGGCGATCGACTCCGGCGGCAGCGAGGGACGCGTCGAGGCGACCGGGCGCTCGGTGGCGCTGTCCGCGCGCGAGGCGTTCGACTGGCTCGGCCGCGACCTCGCGGGCGCGACGGTCGCGGTCCAAGGGTACGGCAACGCCGGGTCGGTCGCCGCGGCGCTGCTCGACGACCTCGGGGCGAGCGTGGTCGCCGTCTCCGACTCCTCGGGAGGCATCCTCGATCGCGACGGCCTCGATCCGCGCGAGGTGAAGTCACACAAGTCCGAGACCGGAACGGTGACCGGCTATCCCGGCGCGGAGGAGATCACGAACGACGAACTGCTCACGCTCGACGTCGACTGCCTCGTCCCGGCCGCGCTGGAGAACGCCGTCGACGGCGACCTCGCGGCCGACGTGCGCGCGGACCTGATCGTCGAGGCGGCGAACGGCCCGCTCACGCCCGACGCCGACGACGTGTTGGCCGACCGGGACGTCCACATCGTCCCCGACATCCTCGCGAACGCGGGCGGCGTCACCGTCTCGTACTTCGAGTGGGTCCAGAACCGCCAGCGGTTCAGTTGGACCGAGGAGCGCGTCAACGAGGAGTTGGAGCGCGTCATTACGGACGCGTTCGACACCCTAGTCGAGACCTACGAGTCGAACGACGTTCACACCCTCAGAACCGCCGCGTACGTCGTCGGTATCGGCCGGATCGTGGACGCGTACGATCAGGCCGGCAGCTGGCCGTAA
- a CDS encoding CoA ester lyase has product MPRRSLLFSPGDSPDLMRKAPGAGADVICFDLEDAVAPARKDEARAAVGEVLADPSFDPDAEVCVRLTAESPAVDLDGVLGSDSGNGVDAEAGTDDVRLDAVMLPKVESADRVDRVAALCAERGRDLAVFALVETAAGILSAQSIAAADATDALVFGAEDLAADVGATRTDEGTEVLYAREHVVLAASAAEVDAIDTVYTDFSDDAGLREDAAFARRLGYDGKLAIHPAQVGPITEAFTPDPEDIEWARAVLDARDEAESAGRAVFEVDGEMVDAPLIAQAEGILDRAPETDR; this is encoded by the coding sequence ATGCCACGCCGAAGCCTCCTGTTCTCCCCCGGCGACAGCCCGGATCTCATGCGAAAGGCCCCCGGGGCCGGAGCCGACGTGATTTGTTTCGACCTCGAAGACGCCGTCGCTCCCGCTCGGAAGGACGAGGCGAGAGCGGCGGTCGGCGAGGTGCTCGCCGACCCGTCCTTCGACCCGGACGCGGAGGTGTGCGTCCGGCTGACCGCCGAGTCGCCCGCGGTCGACCTCGACGGCGTGCTGGGGAGCGATTCGGGAAACGGGGTCGACGCGGAGGCCGGGACCGACGACGTTCGGCTCGACGCGGTGATGCTCCCGAAGGTCGAGTCCGCAGACCGCGTCGACCGCGTCGCGGCGCTGTGCGCCGAGCGGGGGCGCGATCTCGCCGTGTTCGCGCTCGTCGAGACCGCGGCGGGGATCCTCTCGGCGCAATCGATCGCGGCCGCGGACGCGACCGACGCGCTCGTGTTCGGAGCCGAGGACCTCGCCGCCGACGTGGGCGCGACCCGGACCGACGAGGGGACGGAGGTGCTGTACGCCAGGGAACACGTCGTGCTCGCGGCGAGCGCGGCCGAGGTCGACGCGATCGACACCGTGTACACGGACTTCTCGGACGACGCCGGACTCCGCGAGGACGCGGCGTTCGCACGGCGGCTCGGCTACGACGGGAAGCTCGCGATCCACCCGGCGCAGGTGGGGCCGATCACGGAGGCGTTCACCCCGGACCCGGAGGACATCGAGTGGGCGAGGGCCGTCCTCGACGCCCGCGACGAGGCGGAGTCGGCGGGGCGGGCCGTCTTCGAGGTCGACGGCGAGATGGTCGACGCGCCGCTCATCGCGCAGGCGGAGGGCATCCTCGACCGAGCCCCCGAGACCGACCGCTGA
- a CDS encoding MaoC family dehydratase → MTGRYYEEFAVGETIEHAKRRTISEADNQRFCDMTMNQQPLHLDADFAAETQFGERLVNGLYTMSLAVGVSIPETTDGTIVANLSYDGVEHPNPVFHGDTIRARSTVVDKRETSDGERGVITMRVEAFKVVDGGDDVLVCEFERTVLSQKRPADGDGSAD, encoded by the coding sequence ATGACCGGACGCTACTACGAGGAGTTCGCGGTCGGCGAGACGATAGAACACGCGAAGCGACGAACGATAAGCGAGGCCGACAACCAGCGGTTCTGCGACATGACGATGAACCAGCAGCCGCTCCACCTCGACGCCGATTTCGCCGCGGAGACGCAGTTCGGCGAGCGGCTCGTGAACGGGCTGTACACCATGTCGCTCGCGGTCGGCGTCTCCATCCCGGAGACGACCGACGGGACCATCGTCGCGAACCTCTCGTACGACGGCGTCGAACACCCGAACCCGGTGTTCCACGGCGACACGATCCGCGCGCGGTCGACCGTCGTCGACAAGCGGGAGACGAGCGACGGCGAGCGCGGCGTCATCACAATGCGCGTCGAGGCCTTCAAGGTCGTCGACGGCGGCGACGACGTCCTCGTCTGCGAGTTCGAGCGAACGGTGCTCTCCCAGAAGCGACCGGCTGACGGCGACGGGTCGGCCGACTGA
- the cyaB gene encoding class IV adenylate cyclase, producing MYEVEIKVPADLDATRERLRAVGAERADARRQRDTYYDAPHREFAETDEALRIRRETPLEGDVSSAETDRDAAATVTYKGPLLEDASKTRAEHETGVDDGEALASVLSGLGFEPAATVEKRREFWSYDGFTVTLDAVAGLDEYVEIERAVDEEREVDAAREAAIEALDRLGLDADEQVRTSYLGLLLAGDGD from the coding sequence ATGTACGAAGTCGAGATCAAGGTCCCGGCCGACCTCGACGCGACCCGGGAGCGGCTCCGCGCGGTCGGCGCCGAGCGCGCGGACGCCCGCCGGCAGCGCGACACCTACTACGACGCGCCGCACCGCGAGTTCGCCGAGACCGACGAGGCGCTCCGGATCCGGCGCGAGACGCCGCTGGAGGGGGACGTGTCGTCGGCCGAGACCGACCGCGACGCGGCGGCGACGGTCACCTATAAGGGACCGCTCCTCGAGGACGCCTCGAAGACGCGCGCCGAACACGAGACCGGCGTCGACGACGGCGAGGCGCTCGCGTCGGTCCTCTCCGGCCTCGGGTTCGAGCCGGCGGCGACGGTGGAGAAGCGCCGCGAGTTCTGGTCGTACGACGGCTTCACGGTCACGCTCGACGCCGTCGCCGGTCTCGACGAGTACGTCGAGATCGAACGCGCGGTCGACGAGGAGCGCGAGGTCGACGCGGCGCGCGAGGCGGCGATAGAGGCGCTCGACCGACTGGGTCTCGACGCGGACGAGCAGGTGCGGACCTCCTACCTCGGACTGTTGCTGGCCGGCGACGGCGACTGA
- a CDS encoding peptidylprolyl isomerase, producing the protein MSDQEQADAADEAEETETETDAGGLEDGDFVRVAYTIRTADDGRVIDTTDKETAEDAEIDVDEYDFEPRIIALGAGHVFPSVEEAFVGGSVGDEGTVDVPAEDAFGEYDPDEVETVKADKIPEDDRYPGAQIQIDNRQGHLETIIGGRARVDFNHPLAGEDLEYEYEILEAIDDREEQASGMLGMYLQEAPEVRIETVTEEEETVTEDDDGEETVETEEVEKDVLYVTATQAMQMNQQWMFQKQQIAQDLMDRLDLDRVVIEEVIEGGGMGGLGGMMGGMGGGAGDVDIEEALEDVDVDADEIVDEIDEE; encoded by the coding sequence ATGAGCGATCAGGAGCAAGCGGACGCGGCCGACGAGGCCGAAGAGACCGAGACCGAGACCGACGCCGGCGGACTCGAGGACGGCGACTTCGTCCGCGTCGCGTACACGATCCGAACGGCCGACGACGGTCGCGTCATCGACACGACCGACAAAGAGACGGCCGAGGACGCCGAGATCGACGTCGACGAGTACGACTTCGAGCCGCGCATCATCGCGCTCGGTGCGGGCCACGTGTTCCCCTCCGTCGAGGAAGCGTTCGTCGGCGGCTCGGTCGGCGACGAGGGCACCGTCGACGTCCCCGCCGAGGACGCCTTCGGCGAGTACGACCCCGACGAGGTCGAGACGGTCAAGGCCGACAAGATCCCCGAGGACGACCGCTACCCCGGCGCGCAGATCCAGATCGACAACCGTCAGGGCCACCTCGAGACGATAATCGGCGGCCGCGCCCGCGTCGACTTCAATCACCCGCTGGCCGGCGAGGACCTCGAGTACGAGTACGAGATCCTCGAAGCCATCGACGACCGCGAGGAGCAGGCGTCGGGCATGCTCGGCATGTACCTCCAGGAGGCCCCCGAGGTCCGCATCGAGACGGTCACCGAGGAGGAGGAGACGGTCACCGAGGACGACGACGGCGAGGAGACCGTCGAGACCGAAGAGGTCGAGAAGGACGTCCTCTACGTCACCGCGACGCAGGCGATGCAGATGAACCAGCAGTGGATGTTCCAGAAACAGCAGATCGCGCAGGACCTGATGGACCGCCTCGATCTCGACCGCGTCGTGATCGAGGAGGTCATCGAGGGCGGCGGCATGGGCGGTCTCGGCGGTATGATGGGCGGCATGGGCGGCGGTGCCGGTGATGTCGACATCGAGGAGGCGCTCGAAGACGTCGACGTTGACGCCGACGAGATCGTCGACGAGATCGACGAAGAGTAA
- a CDS encoding transcriptional regulator, with translation MEALPTGISVLDRQFGGGLPSGSVVVLKANPDSQSELILNRFARSRRCRYLTTVRSTGAVEAALGLDGDEETSVEAADDPGDLDEAASLTEDPPESGTLIVDSVEPLEAETAPSAYAEFLDGVRSRVDDAGGVAVLHALRGGEDPQTRRVTEQVADVVFDLRTTVTGTEIANRLVVSKFRGGAALEEPLKLKLTDEVAVDTSRDIA, from the coding sequence ATGGAGGCGCTCCCGACTGGGATCTCGGTGCTGGACCGACAGTTCGGCGGAGGGCTCCCGAGCGGTAGCGTCGTCGTGTTGAAGGCGAACCCCGACAGCCAGTCGGAACTTATTTTGAACCGGTTCGCGAGGAGTCGGCGGTGTCGGTACCTGACGACCGTCCGGTCGACCGGTGCGGTGGAGGCGGCGCTCGGCCTCGACGGGGACGAGGAAACGAGCGTCGAGGCCGCGGACGACCCCGGGGACCTCGACGAGGCGGCGTCACTGACCGAGGATCCCCCCGAGAGCGGGACGCTGATCGTCGACTCCGTGGAGCCGCTGGAGGCGGAGACCGCCCCGTCGGCGTACGCCGAGTTCCTCGACGGGGTCCGGTCCCGCGTCGACGACGCCGGCGGGGTGGCAGTGCTCCACGCGCTCCGCGGCGGCGAGGACCCTCAAACGAGGCGGGTCACGGAGCAGGTCGCGGACGTCGTGTTCGACCTCCGCACCACCGTCACCGGGACCGAGATCGCGAACCGGCTCGTCGTCTCCAAGTTCCGCGGCGGCGCGGCCCTCGAGGAGCCGCTGAAGCTGAAGCTCACCGACGAGGTCGCCGTCGACACGAGCCGCGACATCGCCTGA